Part of the Nerophis lumbriciformis linkage group LG24, RoL_Nlum_v2.1, whole genome shotgun sequence genome, ttcgagtgctaccacctgagtgctaccacctgccgttctcttgtatgtagtgctaacacctgctggtctcttgttcgagtgctgccacctgctggtctcttgtatgtagtgctgccacctgctggtctcttgtgtgtagtgcttccacctgctggtcttttgtatgtagtgctaccacctgttggtctcttgttcgagtgctgccacctgctggtcttttgtatttagtgctaccacctgctggtctcttctaTTTAGTGCTACCACTTGCTggtctgttgtatgtagtgctaccgctTGCTGGTCTCtggtatttattgctaccacctGCTTGTCTGTTGTgtttagtgctaccacctgctcatCTGTTgtctgtagtgctaccacctgctgatctgttgtatgtagtgctaccatctgctggtctcttgtatgtagtgctaccacctgctggtctcttgtatgtagtgctaccacctgctggtctcttgttcgagtgctgccacctgctggtcttttgtatgtagtgctaccacctgctggtctcgtgtgtagtgctgccacctgctggtctcttgtgtgtagtgcttccacctgctggtcttttgtatgtagtgctaccacctgttggtctcttgttcgagtgctgccacctgctggtctcttgtatttagtgctaccacctgctggtctcttctaTTTAGTGCTACTACCTGCTggtctgttgtatgtagtgctaccgctTGCTGGTCTCtggtatttattgctaccacctGCTTGTCTGTTGTgtttagtgctaccacctgctcatCTGTTgtctgtagtgctaccacctgctgatctgttgtatgtagtgctaccatctgctggtctcttgtatgtagtgctaccacctgctggtctcttgtatgtagtgctaccacctgctgatctgttgtatgtagtgctaccacctgctggtctcttgtatgtagtgcgaccacctgctggtttcttgtatgtagtgctaccacctgctggtctcttgtttgagtgctaccacctgctggtctcttgtatgtagtgctaccacctgctggtttcttgtatgtagtgctaccaccttgtGGTCTCTTGTTTGtattgctaccacctgctggtctcttgttcgagtgctatcacctgctggtttcttgtatgtagtgctaccacctgctggtctcttgtatgtagtgctaccacctgctggtttcttgtatgtagtgctaccaccttgtGGTCTCTTGTTTGtattgctaccacctgctggtctcttgttcgagtgctatcacctgctggtttcttgtatgtagtgctgccacctgctggtctcttgtatattGTGCTAccccctgctggtctcttgtatgtagtgctaccacctgctggtttcttgtatgtagtgctaccacctgctggtctcttgttcgagtgctaccacctgctggtttcttgtatgtagtgttaccacctgctggtctcttgttcgagtgctaccacctgctggtctcttgtatgtagtgctaccacctcctggtctcttgtatgtagtgctaccacctgctcttctgttgtatgtagtgctaccacctgctggtcttttgtatgtagtgctaccacccgcTGGTCTCCTGTATGGAGTGATACattctgctggtctcttgtatgcagTGCTACCATTTGCTGgtttgttgtatgtagtgctaccacctgctggtcttttgtttgtagtgttaccacctgctgttttcttgtatgtagtgctaccacctgctggtctcttgtttgtagtgttaccacctgctgttctcttgtatgtagtgctaccacctgctggtctcttgtttgagtgctgccacctgctggtctcttgtatgtagtgctaccacctgctggtctcgtgtgtagtgctgccacctgctggtctcttgtttgtagtgttaccacctgctgttctcttgtatgtagtgctaccacctgctggtctcttgtttgagtgctgccacctgctggtctcttgtatgtagtgctaccacctgctggtctcgtttgtagtgctgccacctgctggtctcttgtgtgtagtgcttccacctgctggtcttttgtatgtagtgctaccacctgttggtctcttgttcgagtgctgccacctgctggtcttttgtatttagtgctaccacctgctggtctcttctaTTTAGTGCTACCACTTGCTggtctgttgtatgtagtgctaccgctTGCTGGTCTCtggtatttattgctaccacctGCTTGTCTGTTGTgtttagtgctaccacctgctcatCTGTTgtctgtagtgctaccacctgctgatctgttgtatgtagtgctaccatctgctggtctcttgtatgtagtgctaccacctgctggtctcttgtatgtagtgctaccacctgctggtctcttgttcgagtgctgccacctgctggtcttttgtatgtagtgctaccacctgctggtctcgtgtgtagtgctgccacctgctggtctcttgtgtgtagtgcttccacctgctggtcttttgtatgtagtgctaccacctgttggtctcttgttcgagtgctgccacctgctggtctcttgtatttagtgctaccacctgctggtctcttctaTTTAGTGCTACTACCTGCTggtctgttgtatgtagtgctaccgctTGCTGGTCTCtggtatttattgctaccacctGCTTGTCTGTTGTgtttagtgctaccacctgctcatCTGTTgtctgtagtgctaccacctgctgatctgttgtatgtagtgctaccatctgctggtctcttgtatgtagtgctaccacctgctggtctcttgtatgtagtgctaccacctgctgatctgttgtatgtagtgctaccacctgctggtctcttgtatgtagtgctaccacctgctggtttcttgtatgtagtgctaccacctgctggtctcttgtttgagtgctaccacctgctggtctcttgtatgtagtgctaccacctgctggtttcttgtatgtagtgctaccaccttgtGGTCTCTTGTTTGtattgctaccacctgctggtctcttgttcgagtgctatcacctgctggtttcttgtatgtagtgctgccacctgctggtctcttgtatattGTGCTAccccctgctggtctcttgtatgtagtgctaccacctgctggtttcttgtatgtagtgctaccacctgctggtctcttgttcgagtgctaccacctgctggtttcttgtatgtagtgttaccacctgctggtctcttgtatgtagtgctaccacctcctggtctcttgtatgtagtgctaccacctgctcttctgttgtatgtagtgctaccacctgctggtcttttgtatgtagtgctaccacccgcTGGTCTCCTGTATGGAGTGATACattctgctggtctcttgtatgcagTGCTACCATTTGCTGGTTTGTTGTATGTAGtgttaccacctgctggtcttttgtttgtagtgttaccacctgctgttttcttgtatgtagtgctaccacctgctggtctcttgtttgtagtgttaccacctgctgttctcttgtatgtagtgctaccacctgctggtctcttgtttgagtgctgccacctgctggtctcttgtatgtagtgctaccacctgctggtctcgtgtgtagtgctgccacctgctggtctcttgtttgtagtgttaccacctgctgttctcttgtatgtagtgctaccacctgctggtctcttgtttgagtgctgccacctgctggtctcttgtatgtagtgctaccacctgctggtctcgtttgtagtgctgccacctgctggtctcttgtttgaGTGCTGCCACCTGATGGTCtcgtgtatgtagtgctaccacctactTGTCTCTTGTatttagtgctaccacctgctggtctcttgtatttagtgctgccacctgctggtctcttgtatttagtgctaccacctgctggtctgttgtatgtagtgctaccacttgCTGGTCTCTGGTTTTTAATGCTACCACCTGCTGATCTTTTgtctgtagtgctaccacctgctggtctcttgtatgtagtgctgccacctgctggtctcttgtatgtagtgctaccacctgctggtctgttgtatgtagtgctaccacctgcttttctcttgtatgtagtggtaccacctgctggtctcttgtatgtagtgttaccacctgctggtttcttgtatgtagtgctaccacctgctggtttcttgtatgtagtgctaccacctcctggtctcttgttcgagtgctaccacctgagtgctaccacctgcttttctcttgtatgtagtggtaccacctgctggtctcttgtatgtagtgttaccacctgctggtttcttgtatgtagtgctaccacctgctggtttcttgtatgtagtgctaacacctgctggtctcttgttcgaGTGCTGCCACCTgatggtctcttgtatgtagtgctaccacctgctggtctcgtgtgtagtgctgccacctgctggtctcttgtgtgtagtgcttccacctgctggtcttttgtatgtagtgctaccacctgttggtctcttgttcgagtgctgccacctgctggtcttttgtatttagtgctaccacctgctggtctcttctaTTTAGTGCTACCACTTGCTggtctgttgtatgtagtgctaccgctTGCTGGTCTCtggtatttattgctaccacctGCTTGTCTGTTGTgtttagtgctaccacctgctcatCTGTTgtctgtagtgctaccacctgctgatctgttgtatgtagtgctaccatctgctggtctcttgtatgtagtgctaccacctgctggtctcttgtatatagtgctaccacctgctggtttcttgtatgtagtgctaccacctgctggtttcttgtatgtagtgctaccacctcctggtctcttgttcgagtgctaccacctgagtgctaccacctgccgttctcttgtatgtagtgctaccacctgctggtctcttgttcgagtgctgccacctgctggtctcttgtatgtagtgctaccacctgctggtctcgtgtgtagtgctgccacctactggtctcttgtgtgtagtgcttccacctgctggtcttttgtatgtagtgctaccacctattggtctcttgttcgagtgctgccacctgctggtctcttgtatttaGTGCCACCACCTGCTGGTGTCTTCTatttagtgctaccacctgctggtctgttGTATGTAGTGTTACTGCTTGCTGGTCTCtggtatttattgctaccacctGCTTGTCTGTTGTGTTTAGTGCTACCACCTACTCATCTGTTgtctgtagtgctaccacctgctgatctgttgtatgtagtgctaccacctgctggtctcttgttcgagtgctaccacctgctggtttcttgtatgtagtgctaccacctgctggtctcttgtatgtagtgctaccacctgctggtctcttgtatgtagtgctaccacctgattgtctcttgtatgtagtgctaccacctgctggtctcttgtttaagtgctaccacctgctggtctcttgtgtgtagtgctaccacctaatATGATTATTAAAAACATAcacaaatgtataatatagttcatcataagtttattataaaaaacatttaaaaatatctaATATAGTTAATCATAACATGATTattaaagacatttaaaaatgtataatatagtacaTCATAACTTGATATATTTATTTGCTTCAGAGTGATGTCACCAGGACCACCAGCGCCGCCAGGGCCACCAACACCGGCACCAAGATGCCTGAAAAGGGACCGGCAGTGCCGGTCTCTGTGGGCGCACACGCTGCAGAGTCCTCGGGGTTCTGTCGGCCGCCGCGGTCCGTGCACTCGCACGCGTACGAGCCCACCGTGTTAATGCACGCGTGCGAGCACTCATGTGCACCAACGCACTCGTCCACGTCCACGCACTCCCCCGAGTCATTTTTGAGAAAACCGGGCCCACACGGCGTGCACACTGAGCTCAGATTGGCGGCAGCGCCGTTGGGCAGGCGCCAAATGGCGGGGGGGCCCAAACAGTACAAGTCCAGTTGGACCAGGGACCAGCAGTCCACCTGGATTCTGCTGCTTTCGGCCGGGTCCAGACTGAGGAAGCGCGCTCCAGGGACAACGGGCCAAGGACACTGACGAGACCCGGATTTGATGTCTTGGTCTTTTGTCGGTTTTGTTGGCTCTGGTTCAGCTGGTTTTGGCTCACCTGTTGCTGGTGCTGTTTGTCCAGGATCAGTAGATACCGGTTCATCCAGTTTCGGTGCAGATGTTTCTGGTCCAGTTCGTTCTGGTTCAGCCAGTTTTGGAACTGGTGTTTCTGGTTCAGCTGGTTCTGGTGTTGATTTTTCTGGTTCAGCCGGTTTGTTTTTTTCAGCCTGGGCATGTTCTGGAGTTGCGGGTTCTAGTACTTCCTGTCCGGTGGATTCCGGGTCAGCTCTTCTGGAGGCCAGCTTGCAGATGAACGAGTTGCGGGTCTTGCAGCTCAGCGAGATCAGACCCCACTTGGTGACGGTGGAGCGGTCCTGCTGGGTGAGCAGCGCCGCACAGCGAACTGATGTGCAGGTGTGCTCCGGCTCCTCCACCCATTGACTCTGGTGCACCTCAGCACGCCCATCCGAGGTCCACCTGAAGCCTCTGAGGGGCAGCGAGGGAACCACACACTGGTTCTTGGCCTTCCTCAGCCCCACCCAAAAAAGCCTTTGGGCCAGCTGCAGGTCAGAACTGGACAAGACGTGCAGGATTTGGGCCAGCTCCTGCTGGGTGGCAAAAGTAGCGAGCTGGTGGGGTCGACATTCCTCTTGGGCTCGCTCGAAGGGTACTTCTGATTGGTGGAGCTCATAAAGCGCTTCCGGCTCCGACCCTGTCGACACGCTTGTGACCCAGGTGACCCAGATGATCCAGGTGACCCGGGTGACAGTCCAAAGCTGGATCCAGCTGAAGCGGAGCAACGGCGTCATTATTTGACTCCT contains:
- the clec14a gene encoding C-type lectin domain family 14 member A, producing MTPLLRFSWIQLWTVTRVTWIIWVTWVTSVSTGSEPEALYELHQSEVPFERAQEECRPHQLATFATQQELAQILHVLSSSDLQLAQRLFWVGLRKAKNQCVVPSLPLRGFRWTSDGRAEVHQSQWVEEPEHTCTSVRCAALLTQQDRSTVTKWGLISLSCKTRNSFICKLASRRADPESTGQEVLEPATPEHAQAEKNKPAEPEKSTPEPAEPETPVPKLAEPERTGPETSAPKLDEPVSTDPGQTAPATGEPKPAEPEPTKPTKDQDIKSGSRQCPWPVVPGARFLSLDPAESSRIQVDCWSLVQLDLYCLGPPAIWRLPNGAAANLSSVCTPCGPGFLKNDSGECVDVDECVGAHECSHACINTVGSYACECTDRGGRQNPEDSAACAPTETGTAGPFSGILVPVLVALAALVVLVTSL